Genomic DNA from Candidatus Sericytochromatia bacterium:
CGCCGCGCAGCAGATATTCCAGCATGATCGGGGACATCAAACCGGGGTGTTGCTGCACGGCCCGCAGCACCGTCGTGAAATGCGGATGGCTCATCGGGTCTCCTCCTTCTGATTAGACATTTGAAATACATATTATTTTTATTGACAAAAACCACCGGACTTGCGTGCGCCATCTCAGGTGTCCAGAAATAACGCATTATGTTAAACCAGAGAAGGGGGCTCAATGCATCTCCCTGGGCGATTTTTTCGACTTCCCTGAGCCATCAACGGTTCATAATTCTTCATTCAAATTGCGCGCGACCTCGCTGCCGCCCCCCCGCTGATGTGGCAGGGTAAACATGGAGAGCGGGCACACCGTTGACGGAATTGGGCCAGGTGAAACGAAAACGACGCGCCAAAGTGGAAGTCCTGCGCGATCTCGACGCGTTGCTGGTGCGAGCAGAGTCGCTGCGCGACGCCGCCGCGGGGGATGAACTCAGCCTGGCCCGAGTGGCCATCGCACGCCTGGCCTGGCGACAGGAGGTGCTGGCCCTGCTGCCGGAGATGAGCAAGGGCATGCAGGTGGCTGTCGACTTTCAACGGGCCGCTCAGAGCGTCGGCGCGACGGCGGTGTCGGATCTGGCGGCCGAATGGGGCCACCATCGCGCGGCGATCGGGGCGCCGCTCGAGGTGCTTCGCAGCGCAATAGACGCCTGGCGCCGCTCCGGCACCCGCCCCCTGGAATGACGAGGAGCCCGTGATGAACGTATATCCCTTTGCGGCGGCCCTGCTGCTGTCCGCCGTCTTGCTGTCAGCCTCCGCGGCATCCGCCGACGGCAGCGACCCCCTCGAGCCGGAAGCCGGGGCGGCCCTTGAACAGCCATTGGCCAAGCCATCCCCGGGCCAGCCCATGGCCAAGCCCCAGCGGGCCCTGGCGACCCCCTCCCGCGCGTCCCGCTCGGCCCGCAAGCGGGCAGCGCGTGAGCGGCGGCTGCCGCGCAAACCACACCCACAGCAGACTCCGGTGGCGGCCAAACGCCCCTCGCCGGTTCCCAAAGCGGAGCTGGTATTGCCGGAAGCCGCGCCCCATTACGACGCCAAGGGCAAGTACATCCCCACCGTGTACATCTACCAGGAGACCAACGGGGAATTCCGCATCCTGAATCCGAAGGCGCAGGAACAGGCGCAGGCCTCCGGCGCGGTCAGCCCGCGTGACGCCTTACAGGACGCCTTGAAGGCCCTCGGCGTGGCGACAGACAAGGCCCCGCGGCCCCGCGGCGGTGACAGCGACCGCGGAGGCCGCTCAGCGGGCAATGCCGGCCCCGCGGAGGCCGGCAGCAGCGGCGCAGGGGCGGCCGGCGCCCCGTCGGGCGGGGCCAGCGGCGGCGGCCCCAGCGGGGACTCGTCCGGCGGCGCTCCGGCCGGTGCAGGCAGTGATGGCGGCAATGGCATCTTCTGAGTGCGTCCGGGCCGTGCGGCGCGGCCGGCGTAGCGCCTGGCTGCGCCCCGCATCCCGTCTTCTGATTGGCGTCGGGGCCGTCTTGGCCCTGCTTGCCCCTGCGGCTCAGGCCAGCCCGCTCGAGGGCACTTGCGTGGCCGTTCACGATGGGGACACCGTGACGCTGCAATGGTCCGGTGGGCGCGAAAAGATCCGCCTGCTGGGCATCGACGCCCCGGAACTCAAGCAGGTTCCCTGGGGCCCACGTTCGCGAGACCACGCCGCAAGCCTCATGCTGAACCAGCCCCTGCGCGTTGAAACCGACGTCCAGCCCCGCGATCGCTACGGGCGTCTGCTGGGCTATGTCTATGTGGGAAGCCGCTTCATCAACCGCGAATTGATCGGCAACGGGCACGCGGTGCTGCTGACCTATCCGCCCAACGTACGACACGTGGCGGAATTCACCGCCGCTCAGACCGATGCGCGCGCCAGGGGACTGGGCATCTGGAACCCCCAGGAGCCCCTCGATGTCTCCCCTTACGATTTCCGGCACGCCAAACCGCGCGGCCGCTTGACGCGTGGGGAAGACCTGCGCCTGAACCCTCCCACGGCGAGTCCGGCCGGCTCAGGGCAGCCGGGTGATCAGGTCCGCTTCAACCCGCGCAGCAAGAAGTTTCATCGCGAGGACTGCGGACACGCCTGCGCGCGCTGCGAAGCCATGCCCCGCGCGGAAGCGGAGGCCCGCGGAGGCAGCCCTTGCAAGGAGAGCCGCTGACGGCTGAGCCCGTCTGAACGGCGCGCTCAGGCGGGCGGCTGGGCCTCGAGCTGGGCCACCGCGGCACGCACGTTCTCAAGCAAACAGGCGATCGCCTCCCCCTCACTGTCCGCCCCCGCGTGGACGTGGCGAGCCGCCAGCAACATGGCCAGAAAGGGCGGCAGATCGGCGGGAGCATCGGCCCGCCTGGCCACGACCTGAAAGGTCTCCAGCTCCGGGTGCCAGCCCAGCAGGAAGCCGGCGTCCAGGGTGATCAGGGTCGCCTCGCCGCGCTGGGCCGCCTGCCGCAAAAAAGCCTCGGCTTCCGCCCGAACCTCCTCGGGTGCGGCGTCCGGCGCACGTCCGGCGCTCCAGTGGGTGAATCCGTTCCAGGTGCCCATCGGCCCTCCTCTGGCGTGACCCTCGGCCGCAACGGCGACTCTCCTGAGGCGCCACAGGCTTGCGCTACAATGTTCGCCTGTCACGCTGAGGAACTCAAGATGTCCGCTTCCGACCAAGCCCGTTCAACCCAGGCCAGCTGGGGGGCCATCGCCCTGGCCAACCTCCAGGGCTGGTTCCCCGAAAACCGACGCGAATTCATCAGCATCGCGGTGCTCTATGCCAGCATATACGCGCTTTCCGGCGCCCTTGAGACGACGCCCTACAACGCGCACGTCTATCTGGCGCAGGCCTTCTTGGAAGGCCACTTTCACGTGGACAACCTGCCGGAATTCATGGAGGAAACCCACCTCAACGGCCACAAGTACATTGCCTATGGCATCACCCCCGCGTTGGTGATGATGCCCTTCGTGGCGATCTGGGGCCTGGCGTTCCACCAGAGCCTGTACTTTGCCCTGCTCGGCGGCGTGGCGGTGGCCGTCTGGCATTCGGTGCTGGGCAAGCTGGAACTCCAGCCCGCCTGGCGTCACATGCTGACGACCGTGATGGGGCTGGGATCTCTGTTCTGGTTCTATGCGGGCGACGGCGGCCGCACCTGGTGGATCATGCACGTGGCCACGGTGTTGTTCCTGCTGATCGCGATCCGGGACTGCGTGGGCAAGCAACGGGCCTGGGTGGCTGGTCTGGCCTTCGGTCTGGCGGTGCTGTCACGCCAGAGTGTCTTCCTCGGGCTGCCGTTTTTCGTGGGCATGCTCTGGCGCGACGACCGCTCCCAGGGCGGCCTCGGCGTGGCGGGCAAGGCCTGGCGCTTCGCCCTGCCGCTGGCGGCCCTGCTGGCCTTCAACTGTTTCTACAACTACGCGCGCTTCGGCGCCCCGCTGGACAACGGCTACGCCCGCGTCATCAGCGAGACCGACACGCTGGCACACGGCTTTTTCAGCACCCATTACCTGCAGGAAAACCTGAGACTCTACCTGTTCGGTGTGCCACAGCGCCTGGAGCGCTTTCCCTGGTTCGACACGACCATGGGTGGGTTCAGCATCTTCATCTCGACGCCCGCCCTGCTGCTGGCCTTTTTTGCCGACTGGCGGGCCCGCATCAACCAGCTGGCGCTGCTGGCCGTGCTCGGGATCGGCACCTTTTACATGTTTTACTACTGGAGCGGCTTCACCCAGTTCGGCTGCCGCTATTCGCTCGACTTCCTGCCGTTCGCCCTGTTGCTGGTGGCCTCGGCCGTGCGCGATCGCTGGCTGGAGGCCCTGCGCACCTGCCTGCTGGCCGGCATCACGGTTCAGGTCTGGGGGCTGTTCTGGTGGATGCACAAGGGCTGGTGAGCCCCCGTCCGTTCTGGCGGGCGCCGCGCCGGGCTGAGCGCGACGGTCAGCGGAACCTCACCCTCAGGCGGTGCCACCACGCCCTCCAGCCAGGGACAGGGGCCGGCTCGGCCTGTTGAGCCGCCTGGGCAATTGCCCCGGACCAGGAGGACTCCGCCCGCAGCAGCTCGCCCAGGCTCGCCAGCGGCAGATCCTCCTGCAGGGCCAGGGCCAGTTCCTGGATCAGTTCAGCGGCGGGCTCTCCCACCACCGTGGCCCCCAGCAAGTGCCCCTCAGGCGAGGCGAGCAGGCGCACCAGTCCGGGCGAGCCGCCCAGCGCGCCGGGTGGCGGCATCAAGGGCGCCTGGTGAACCCGATAGGGCGTCTGAGTCGCCACCAGTTCGGCCTCCTTGCGCCCCACGGAGGCCAGCGGGGGATCCGTGAACACCACCAGCGGCAACAGGGAGGAATGAAAGCGGGCCGCGCCCGGCTGGATCGCATGGGCCACGGCGCGCTGCGCCTGCACCAGCAGGGCCTGGGTGGCAGACACGTGGCCGATCTGTTCCCCCAGGGCATACACGCCGGGCAGACTGGTGCGAAAGGTTTCATCGACCGTGATGAAACCGCGGGCATCACGCACCAGGCCACCGGACTCGGGCTGACGCGCCAGCGCGCCGGGCACGCGACCACAGGCGATCAGCAGCGTGTCGTAGGGCAAGGCCGCGCGCTCCCCGTCCAGCCCACTGATGGCGAGCACCCGCTCCCCCTCGGCGTGGCGAACGGCGACCGGCTTGGAGGCGAAGCGAATATCGACCCCGGCGTCGCGCAAGGCTTGCTCCAGCAAGGCCGCGGCATCAGGCTCCTCCTGGGGAAGGAGACCGGAAAAGGGCTCCACCAGGACCACGCGCGTCCCCAGACGGGCAAACGTCTGGGCCAGTTCACTGGCCACCGGACTGCCCCCCACCACCACCAGCCGCCTGGGCAGACGTTCCAGGCGCTGGGGCAAGTTGTCCGGCGTGAGATAGCCATCCGGCTGCAGCCCTTCGATGGCCGGCACCAGCGGGGCGGTGGCCCCGGCCAGCAGCAGGGCGGGGGCGCGCAGCAGGCGCTCTCCCAGCCGTAACGTGGTCGGTTCCTGCCAGACCAGCGAAGCGCCGAGCAGACGCTCGCCAGGGGCCTCCAGCTCGGCCACGGGGGGCGGCCAGACCCCCAGCCGGGCCAGCAGCGCCTGAAGCGAGGCCCAGGCGATCACGGAAGGCAGGGCCAGGCCCTCCAGCCCCTCCAGCCGGCGAGCCCGCTGGAGCAAGGTGGCCACCTGCGCCATGGCCCGACCGAAGCGTTCCCCCTGGGCACGATCCGGCAAGGCCGCCTCGGCCTCGTGATCGACCCAGGCCACCCGCACGCCACGCCGCGAGGCCTCCCGCACCGCCTCGCGAGCGCCAGGGCCGCTGCCCAGCACGATCAGTCCAAATTCGTCGGCGTCCAACCCGATGACCCTATCACTCCCTGCGCCTGTCCGGCCGCAGACTTTCCCTATTTTACGCACAGTTCACCACGGCGCCGTGACGACCACGGCCCGCGCTCGGACGCCTTTACCTGATGACGCCGGCGGGCTAGCATGGAACCCGACGCGCCCCTGCTGAGGTGATGGTTTGGATCGACGCCTGAATCTGGTCCCCTGGCGCCCCCCCGCCACGCCCCGGATCGTGCTCGCCAGCGGGCTCGCCACCTACGTGGTGGCCGCCTGTGCCGCCGCGCCGGCCCTGCCTGGCCCGCCGGAGGGGCCACCCACCGCCAGCGGGCCCCCGATCGGCCTCCCCGGGGTCCTGCCGACACCGCCCACGCCCCCACCGGGGGGTCGACTGGTGGGTGATTTCTCCGCCGCTGGTTGGCGCAGCTGGGAGAACGTGACGTACTTTCCCTGGAGCCCCAAGAACGACTACCGGCGACTCGACACGCCGGACGGCCCCCTGATTCACGTGGTCAGTCAGGATGCCGCCTCGATGCTGGTCCGTCGCGTCGAGATCGACCTGACCAAAGAACCGATCGCCACCTGGCGCTGGCGCATCGCGGCCCCGATCGCCGGGGGCGACGAACGCAAGCGCGAGACCGACGACTGCGCGGCCCGGGTGTACTTCGTCTGGGGCCTGAAGGACCGCAAGGACATCTTTTCTGCCAAAGGGCTGGCCTACGTCTGGGGCCAGACCCGCCGAGTCGGTGACATCGGGGGCTCCCCCTTCACCGACCAGATCGCGGTCATGGCGTTGCGCAGCGGATCCGCCGGCGCGGGCGCCTGGCAGACCGAGCGACGCGACCTGGAGGCGGATTACCGCGCCTACTTCAAAGCACCGCCTCCCGGCCCGATCACGGCGATCGCCCTGCTGACCGACACCGACCACACGGCCAGCCAGGCCTCGGCCTGGTACGCCCCGATCCGGGTGCTGGCCCGCCCCTGAGCGCGGCGCTCCGCTGGGCACGGATGGGCCGCGTGACCAAGGGCCAGACGCCCCCCAGCAGGCGCCGCCCTCAGCCCTGCCACTCTCCGGAGCGCAGGTCGAGCCGTTCCTCGTCATCGGCAAAGCCCAGCGTCGCCTGCAGGGGGAATTGCGCCCCGCCCGCTTCCTGCCAGCAACCGGCGAACCAGTCGATCAGATGCTTGCCCGCCAGCTCGTGGGCGTCCTCGAGGGCTTCTTTGAGGGCCAGGAAGCGCGGTTGCGCCAGCACCTCCGCCGGGACCACCTCGGCCAGCTCCGGCAACAGCGGCTCGCTGCCCGAAAAGGGAGCGTCCTCGTCGGGCCGTTCGGCAGAGACCAGCCAGCCGTCGGCGCCCAGGGTATACAGACGCAACCCCAGTTCCCCGGCCACGCCATAGGGATGACAGAGCTCGACATCGAGACGCTCGACCGCCTCGTGGTAGCGGCGCCCGAGCACCTGGTCGCGCAGACAAGCCAGCATGGCCGGCCGCACGGCCGCCAGATGTTGCTCCACGACCCGCTGCCATTCGGCCTTCAGGTTGAGGGGCCCCGTCAGCGCGCGCACGGGCGCCACCACGTTGGACACCACCTCAGCCCCGGCCTCCCAGGCCTCCGGCGGGCTGGCGTAGCGCTCCACCCGCGCGTGCAGCCAGGGAATCACCAGCTCGTGTTCCGGCTTGATCAGACAGGCCCGCAAGACCAGCAGTTCCTCCTGATCCCAGACCAGCTGCGGCGCGTGGGGCGCCACCAGCGCGCGCGGCAAGCGGGCCGTGGCCAGGTAGACCGGCTCGTGGGCGTCGCGCATGAGCAGCTGGAAGATCTGCTCGGTTTCCGTGCTGATCGCGCTGGCGGTCCAGCCGGCGCCGGTCGGAAAAAAGGCCACGATGTCGAGGTCGGGCGGCATCACCAGCTGCAGGTGGGGACTCGCCTCGATCAGGCCGGCCCAGGCCAGCGCGGCGCGCCGGCAGGCCTTCAGCACGGGGCCGAGGCCGTGGTTGGGCGCGAGCGGAAAGCAACGCAGGGTGGTCCAGAGCGCGGCGGCGGCCGCTCCGGCCCGGGAGCATTCCAGGCTGATCTCGCCCAGGTGCCGCGCGGCCGCGGTGAAATAGGCGTAGGGGGCCTCGTGGGCGTAAAAGCGCGCCACCTGAGGGTCGCGAAAGATCACGCAGCCGCAGCCATAAGGCTGCAAGCCGTGCTTGTGCGGATCGATCACCACGCTGTCGGCCTGGGCGATCGCCGCCCACGGCGCGGGGTCGAGGATCGGCGGCTCGGTCTCGGACAGCAACTTGAAAAACCCGCCGTAAGCCGCATCCACGTGAACGCGAACGCCATTTTCACGCGCCCAGGCCACCACCGCGTCGATCGGGTCGATCGCGCCCAGGGCGGTGGTGCCCGCCGTGACCACCACCGTGCCCAGGGGCTCGCGGGCATGGGCCTGGGCCAGCGCCGCCAGATCCAGCCGCCCCCAGCGGTCAACCGGAATCTCGACCATGCGGAGGCCCAACAGGGCCCCCAGGCGCGCGTGGGTGTAATGGGCCTGCGCCCCGTAGGCCACGGCGCGTTCCGGATGCATCCGGCGAGCGACCCAGAGGGCCTCCAGATTGGCCATCGTGCCGCCGCCCGTCAGGTGGCCCAGGTGGCTTTCAAAGCCCAGCATGGTCGCGAGGGCCGCCACCACTTCTTCTTCCAGCGCCGCGGTGGCCGGCCCGCCGTCCAGGGCGTGGTTGTTGGGGTTGATCTGCATGGCCATGGCATAGGCCAGCATGGCCACCGGGTGCGGCGGCTTGAGCATCTGTCCGGCATAGGCCGGATGATGAAAGGGATAATTGTCGGTCAGACGATCGGCCAGGGCGGCCAGCGCCTCGTCGATCGCCTCGTCCGACAGGGCCAGGCTCGCCGCCGTCGGAAACGGCGCCCAGCGCTCCTGCCAGCGGGCCACCGCCGCCAGGCCACGTTCGAGATGGGGCAAATGGTCACGCATATCGGGCTCCTTGGCCGCTCTCGGCCACCCTCCGTTTCTACCCGGCCAACCGTGGGGCTCACCGGTCCGGGCCTCGGCTCACGGACCTCGCCTGAAACGAAACGGGCGAGTGTGACCCCGCCGTTCAGAAATAGGTGCCCATATCGAAGTACAGCGTGGGGGTCGGGGACACCCCACCCAGCCCGGGCAACACCCCCTGAGCGACCCCGAAACGCGCCACCCCACTGGAATCGTTGAAGGCATTCAGCCCGGGCCAGGCCATGCGCCAGACGGTCGCGATCGGGTTGGTGTTGAGCGGGTTGTTGCTGATCTTGAAATTCAGGCGAAATTCGGCCCCAAGGCCGAGCCGCAGGGCCTCGGAGGTGGGCCAGCGCGACGCCCCCTGGCTGGGCGCCGCACCGGGCAAGGTAGCCCAGTCGGCATTCCAGGCCAGACCGGCATCGCTGAAGACCGCCGCGCCCAGACGTTCGGCAAACAGCGGCAAGGTTCCTGCGCCGTGCTGCAGTTCAAGCAGCGGAAAGCGATATTCGGCCGAGGCCAGGGCCGCGACATTGCCGTTGACGGAGGCCAGCGGATAGCCACGCAGCCCGATCAGCACATCGTCGGGATCCGCCGCCACGCGGATGTCCGGTGAACCGTTCGGATTGACGGGACGGGTTCCGCCCAGAAAGAAGTCGCCCTGCGGCTTGCCCAGATTGAGGCCCCCCAGCCCCCGAAAGGCAAGCACGTGGTGGGTCAGCGGCAGCGGGACAAAACGACGATAGTCGAGGAAGCCCTTGTAGTAGTCGACCTCCGAACCGAGCCAGGGATGAGCCACCTCGAGACCCGCCGAACCCAGCGAGCCATACTCGGGCGAGACCGAGTAGCCGAAGCGCCCGTTGTCGTTGAAGCGGTAGACGTAGCTGAGGCTGTGGGCACGGCCGGCCGGAGGCAGGACGCGGGCTTGCTTCAGCGGCGCCGCCAGCGCCTCGGGAGTGAGGTCCTGAATCAGCCGCACGTTCAGGTTGAGGGCATGCACGTCCCCGGTCTGGTAACTGGCATTGGTGAGGGGGGACGGCAGGTTGTTCCAGCCCAGGCCCAGGCTGAGGTTGGCAAAGCGCTGGAACGGCGTCAGGACCGAGCCATCCCGCAGCGGGACCGAGTAGCGCATCGGATACCAGTTGGCGAAGGCATTCACGTTGGTGTCGTACTGGGTGTTCTGGTAAAGAAAGGTGCCCAGGGTGCGGTCGAACAGCGAGAACCCCTGGAAGGTGTTGGTATCCGGGTCCAGATAGCCATCACCCTGCAGGCTCCAACCCGCATGCGCGAAGAACAGGTTGGTGATCAGCACGTCGTAGCCCAACGTGAAGGCCCCGATCGAGGCCGGCGTGGCCTGGTAAAGCGGCAGCCAGAACTTGGGCAGCAGGGACGGCCAGGGGCTGTACGGCGAGCTCGGATAGGTCTCCCGCTGGCGGTGGACGTAGGGAACCACGCTCGGATCGGCCGTCGGGTGCGGCACCGGGCGCCAGCTGTCCGGCGTGAAGGGCAGGGTGTGAATGTCGAAGCCCAGGCCGCGACAGTAGGCCATGGCGATTTCCTGTCCATCAGGACGGATGGCGGGCTCGCAGACGCCGGTCAGGACGTTGGTGACCTGCCACAGGTTGCGCGCTTGCCAGTCGTAGGCAAACAGGTTGAAGACCCCGCCCTCACGGTCCGACGCGAACACGATGTAGCGGCCATCGGGCGTCCAGACCGGTCCAATGTCGACGGCGTCATCCTTCCAGAGCGGCGCGGCTTGCCCCGTGGCGGTGTCGAGCAGGAACAGGTCGCGGGAGCTGCCGCGCCAGGCGGAAAAGACCGCGTGGCGATCGTCCGGGCTCCAGCGCGGTGCGGTGATCTGGGTGTGGTCCTGCAACTGGGTGAGCCGCCGCAGCAGCTTGCCCTCTCGGTCGAGCAAGACCAGATCGTTCTGTCCCTTGCCGTTCTGCACAGCCAGAATGCGGGTTCCGTCGCGGCTCAGCCCCGGCTGTCCGAGGCGGGCGAACTGCGTCAGGTTCTTGCGCTCGCCCGTCACGAAGTCATGGAGGAAGACGTCCTCGAAACTGCTGTAGTTGTTGCGGCCGTGGCTGTCGGAGAAGAGCATGGCCCGACCGTCCGGCGTCAGGTCGTAACATCCGACGTGGCTCTTGCGCGCCAGCGGCACGAGTTGCGGCTGCCCATCCCGAATGCCCACCCGCTCCTTGAGCATGGCCGGGCCGTGGCGCAGGCCTTCCACGAAAATCAGGTGCCCGTTCGGCAGATAGGCCGGATGGCGGTGGTGCATGCCGGAGGTCGTGACGGCCGTGGTGAGCGTGACCGGACGCCGGCGGATCGCGGCGATCTGGGCCCTGGCGCGGCGCTTGATCCAGTGGATCGTCTCATCCCAGATCTGCTGCGCGTCTCGCCCCCCGAGCACCCTGGCCACGGCCGCGTCGATGCCGAGCCAGGGCGCCTCCCCGTAGGCGCGCGCGATCGCCGCGGGCTTGTCCGCGCCATAGCGCTGCACGATGTACTTGTAGAAGAAGGTGCCATAGACGTAAGGGGCATCCCCTCCCGGAAAGTCGGTCATGTGGTAGGTAGCGGCCTGGTCGATGGTCAGCAGGCGCCCTTCCAGCACGTCCCCCCGCAGGTACATGTCGAAGTAGCCGTCGTTGCCGCGTCCGCCGCGGCCCTGGTTGGTGAACATCGACTCGGTCGTGACGGCCAGCCCTTCGATCAGGAAGGTGGGCTGGAACAGGTTGGGAAACAGAAAGCGCCCGAAGATCCGGTTGAGCGCGGCCGTGGGGCCGCTGACCGTCTCGAAATGGAGCGCGTGGGTGTACTCGTGGGTGATCACGAGCTTGAGCCAGTCGTCGTAGCGGCCCCACATGAAATCCGCATCGGGGGCGGTCAGGTACACGTACATGGCACTGGTCACGTAGGGCAGGGCCAGGCCATTGACCGTGTCCTCGTGATCGAACAGGGTCAGTTCCGTCTTTTGCAGGGGCTGGGTGCCG
This window encodes:
- a CDS encoding thermonuclease family protein, with protein sequence MASSECVRAVRRGRRSAWLRPASRLLIGVGAVLALLAPAAQASPLEGTCVAVHDGDTVTLQWSGGREKIRLLGIDAPELKQVPWGPRSRDHAASLMLNQPLRVETDVQPRDRYGRLLGYVYVGSRFINRELIGNGHAVLLTYPPNVRHVAEFTAAQTDARARGLGIWNPQEPLDVSPYDFRHAKPRGRLTRGEDLRLNPPTASPAGSGQPGDQVRFNPRSKKFHREDCGHACARCEAMPRAEAEARGGSPCKESR
- a CDS encoding FAD-dependent oxidoreductase, translating into MDADEFGLIVLGSGPGAREAVREASRRGVRVAWVDHEAEAALPDRAQGERFGRAMAQVATLLQRARRLEGLEGLALPSVIAWASLQALLARLGVWPPPVAELEAPGERLLGASLVWQEPTTLRLGERLLRAPALLLAGATAPLVPAIEGLQPDGYLTPDNLPQRLERLPRRLVVVGGSPVASELAQTFARLGTRVVLVEPFSGLLPQEEPDAAALLEQALRDAGVDIRFASKPVAVRHAEGERVLAISGLDGERAALPYDTLLIACGRVPGALARQPESGGLVRDARGFITVDETFRTSLPGVYALGEQIGHVSATQALLVQAQRAVAHAIQPGAARFHSSLLPLVVFTDPPLASVGRKEAELVATQTPYRVHQAPLMPPPGALGGSPGLVRLLASPEGHLLGATVVGEPAAELIQELALALQEDLPLASLGELLRAESSWSGAIAQAAQQAEPAPVPGWRAWWHRLRVRFR
- a CDS encoding DUF3047 domain-containing protein, whose product is MDRRLNLVPWRPPATPRIVLASGLATYVVAACAAAPALPGPPEGPPTASGPPIGLPGVLPTPPTPPPGGRLVGDFSAAGWRSWENVTYFPWSPKNDYRRLDTPDGPLIHVVSQDAASMLVRRVEIDLTKEPIATWRWRIAAPIAGGDERKRETDDCAARVYFVWGLKDRKDIFSAKGLAYVWGQTRRVGDIGGSPFTDQIAVMALRSGSAGAGAWQTERRDLEADYRAYFKAPPPGPITAIALLTDTDHTASQASAWYAPIRVLARP
- a CDS encoding aminotransferase class V-fold PLP-dependent enzyme; translated protein: MRDHLPHLERGLAAVARWQERWAPFPTAASLALSDEAIDEALAALADRLTDNYPFHHPAYAGQMLKPPHPVAMLAYAMAMQINPNNHALDGGPATAALEEEVVAALATMLGFESHLGHLTGGGTMANLEALWVARRMHPERAVAYGAQAHYTHARLGALLGLRMVEIPVDRWGRLDLAALAQAHAREPLGTVVVTAGTTALGAIDPIDAVVAWARENGVRVHVDAAYGGFFKLLSETEPPILDPAPWAAIAQADSVVIDPHKHGLQPYGCGCVIFRDPQVARFYAHEAPYAYFTAAARHLGEISLECSRAGAAAAALWTTLRCFPLAPNHGLGPVLKACRRAALAWAGLIEASPHLQLVMPPDLDIVAFFPTGAGWTASAISTETEQIFQLLMRDAHEPVYLATARLPRALVAPHAPQLVWDQEELLVLRACLIKPEHELVIPWLHARVERYASPPEAWEAGAEVVSNVVAPVRALTGPLNLKAEWQRVVEQHLAAVRPAMLACLRDQVLGRRYHEAVERLDVELCHPYGVAGELGLRLYTLGADGWLVSAERPDEDAPFSGSEPLLPELAEVVPAEVLAQPRFLALKEALEDAHELAGKHLIDWFAGCWQEAGGAQFPLQATLGFADDEERLDLRSGEWQG
- a CDS encoding BamA/TamA family outer membrane protein, yielding MGWSSRRTQRFGAGAPQRLLNGFAGLVLGWAAWLAAPGQAATLDPNIRMHTLDTPHFHVHYPEGYEAIAQKAAQFAEEAHDRVSAYFGTQPLQKTELTLFDHEDTVNGLALPYVTSAMYVYLTAPDADFMWGRYDDWLKLVITHEYTHALHFETVSGPTAALNRIFGRFLFPNLFQPTFLIEGLAVTTESMFTNQGRGGRGNDGYFDMYLRGDVLEGRLLTIDQAATYHMTDFPGGDAPYVYGTFFYKYIVQRYGADKPAAIARAYGEAPWLGIDAAVARVLGGRDAQQIWDETIHWIKRRARAQIAAIRRRPVTLTTAVTTSGMHHRHPAYLPNGHLIFVEGLRHGPAMLKERVGIRDGQPQLVPLARKSHVGCYDLTPDGRAMLFSDSHGRNNYSSFEDVFLHDFVTGERKNLTQFARLGQPGLSRDGTRILAVQNGKGQNDLVLLDREGKLLRRLTQLQDHTQITAPRWSPDDRHAVFSAWRGSSRDLFLLDTATGQAAPLWKDDAVDIGPVWTPDGRYIVFASDREGGVFNLFAYDWQARNLWQVTNVLTGVCEPAIRPDGQEIAMAYCRGLGFDIHTLPFTPDSWRPVPHPTADPSVVPYVHRQRETYPSSPYSPWPSLLPKFWLPLYQATPASIGAFTLGYDVLITNLFFAHAGWSLQGDGYLDPDTNTFQGFSLFDRTLGTFLYQNTQYDTNVNAFANWYPMRYSVPLRDGSVLTPFQRFANLSLGLGWNNLPSPLTNASYQTGDVHALNLNVRLIQDLTPEALAAPLKQARVLPPAGRAHSLSYVYRFNDNGRFGYSVSPEYGSLGSAGLEVAHPWLGSEVDYYKGFLDYRRFVPLPLTHHVLAFRGLGGLNLGKPQGDFFLGGTRPVNPNGSPDIRVAADPDDVLIGLRGYPLASVNGNVAALASAEYRFPLLELQHGAGTLPLFAERLGAAVFSDAGLAWNADWATLPGAAPSQGASRWPTSEALRLGLGAEFRLNFKISNNPLNTNPIATVWRMAWPGLNAFNDSSGVARFGVAQGVLPGLGGVSPTPTLYFDMGTYF